The sequence GGTCGAGAGTTATCTGCGCTACCAGGGCGAGGAATTTTCCAGCCGCTTCGACGCCAATACCTATCTGTTGATGACCAAGGCGCTGGACTACTTCGACCCGGCCGCTGCCTATGGCGACGACCTCGCCCAGGCGCTGTCGATCGCCAAGGCGGACTTCTGCGTGATGTCCTTCACCACCGACTGGCGCTTCTCGCCCGAGCGCTCGCATGAAATCGTCGACGCGCTGATGGCGGCCCGCAAGAACGTCTGTTACCTCGAAATCGACGCCCCCCAGGGCCACGATGCGTTCCTGATTCCCATCCCTCGTTATCTGCAGGCGTTTCGCGGCTATATGAACCGCATCGTCGTATAAGGAAGCCCCATGCGCGCCGATCTGGACATCATCCAAGACTGGATACCGGCTGGTAGCCGCGTGCTCGACCTCGGTTGCGGCAACGGCGAGCTGCTGGCGTGGTTGCGAGACAACAAGCAGGTCAGCGGTTACGGCCTGGAAATCGATCCCGAGAACATTGCCGCCTGCATCGAAAAAGGCGTCAACGTCATCGAGCAGGACCTCGACAAGGGGCTGGGCAATTTCGCAAGCGACAGCTTCGACATGGTGGTCATGACCCAGGCTCTGCAAGCGGTGCATTACCCCGACGTGTTGCTCAGGGAAATGCTGCGGGTCGGCCGCGAATGCATCATCACCTTTCCCAACTTCGGACACTGGCGTTGCCGCTGGTACCTCGCCAGCAAGGGTCGCATGCCCGTCTCGGAGTTTTTGCCATACACGTGGTACAACACGCCGAACATCCACTTCTGCACATTCGAGGACTTCGAACGGCTGTGCCACGAACTCGGTGCGCGTGTGCTCGAGCGCCTGGCGGTGGATCGTCACCACAAGCATGGCGTGGCGAGCCGCCTATGGCCCAACCTGATCGGTGAGATCGGTATATACCGTGTCATCGGTGCGGGCCGCTGAACCGCTTCATCAAGGGAGGACCATCCATGAAACGCAGCCTCATCTGCCTGCTCGCTCTGCTGTTTACCCTGCCGGCGCTCGCCGAGCGCAAGCACAGCGTGGGTGAACACGACGTTCACTACATCGCTTTCAATTCCAGCTTCCTGCAACCGGACATCGCGGCAGCGGCCGGCCTGGTTCGCAGCAAGGCTCAGGGCGTGGTAAACGTCTCGGTGATCAAGAACGGCAAGCCGATGGCCGCACAGGTCAGCGGTGCGGTCAGGAATCTGCTCGGCCAGGATTACCCACTGACCTTCCGGCAGCTCAAGGAAGGCGACGAGGCGATCTACTACCTTGCACAGTTTCCCTTCGAATCGCGCGAGACGCTGCGCTTCAACCTGAACGTACAGCCGACCGGCGCTGCGCCGATCAATTTCGACTTCACTCAAGAATTCTTTCCGGACGAATGATGCTCTTCAACGAACTGGTGCTGGCCAGCCATAACGCCGGCAAGCTCAAGGAACTGCAGGCCATGCTGGGCGACGCCGTACGCGTACGCTCGGTAGGTGAATTCAGCGACGTGGAGCCGGAGGAAACCGGGCTGTCCTTCGTCGAAAACGCCATCCTCAAGGCGCGCAATGCCGCCAGCGTTTCCGGGCTGCCGGCACTTGCCGACGACTCGGGGCTGGCGGTGGACCACCTCGGTGGCGCGCCGGGTATTTATTCGGCACGGTACGCCGATGGTCAGGGCGATGCCGCGAACAATGCCAAGCTGCTCGCCGCTCTCAAGGACGTGCCGGACGCGGCGCGCGGCGCGCAGTTCGTTTGTGCGCTGGCGCTGGTCCGACATGCCGACGATCCCTTGCCGATCATCTGCGAAGGTTTATGGCATGGACGCATCCTGCATGCGCCCCGGGGGGAGCACGGATTCGGCTATGACCCGCTGTTCTGGGCTCCGGAGCGCAACTGTTCCAGCGCCGAGATGAGCCCTGCGGACAAGAACCAGCTCAGCCATCGCGCCCGTGCCATGGCCCTGCTCAAGCAGCGCCTGGGTATCGCATGAACGGAGCCGGAAACCGGACGCCGAACGCAGCAAGCGACAAGCGCAGCGATCGCTCCGCGCGCCAGGCGCCGGGCTTCGAACTGCCGCCGCTGGCGGCCTACGTGCATATCCCCTGGTGCGTGCGCAAGTGCCCCTACTGTGATTTCAACTCGCATGCCGCCGGGCCGACGCTGCCCGAGGATGCCTACGTCGCGGCACTGCTCGCCGACCTGGAATGCGATCTGGACCAGGTTCAGGGCCGCAGCCTCACGTCGATATTCTTTGGCGGTGGCACCCCGAGCCTGTTTTCCGCCGTCGCGCTGGGCCGGATTCTCGACGGCCTGCAACAACGCGTCAGCTTCGCCAGCGACATCGAAATCACCCTTGAGGCCAATCCAGGCACGTTCGAGCAGGCGAAATTCCGCGACTATCGCAGCCTCGGCATCAATCGCCTGTCGATTGGCGTGCAGAGTTTCCAGGCGGACAAACTGAGCGCGCTGGGACGCATCCACGATGGTGACGAAGCCGTGCGGGCCGCCGACATGGCGCGCGCCGCCGGCTTCGACAATTTCAACCTGGACCTGATGCATGGCCTGCCCGGCCAGAGTCTGGACGATGCGCTGAGCGACCTGCGCACCGCCATCGCCCAGCAACCGACGCACCTGTCGTGGTACCAGCTCACCGTCGAGCCGAACACGGAATTCTGGAGCAAACCGCCTTCACTGCCCGAAGACGAGACGCTGTGGGACATTCAGGAAGCCGGCCAGGCGCTGCTCGCCGAGCACGGCTACGGCCAATATGAAACCTCCGCCTATGCGCGGCCAGGGCGCCAGGCGCGACACAACCTCAACTATTGGACCTTTGGCGACTTCCTCGGGCTCGGTGCCGGTGCGCATGGCAAGACGAGCAGCGCCGGTGGCGCGATCCAACGGCACTGGAAGACACGCTTGCCCAAGGACTATCTCGACCCGGCGAAGCGCTTTCGTGCCGGTGACAAGCGACTCGAAGCGGACGAGCTACCCTTCGAATTCCTGATGAATGTGTTGCGCCTCAGCGACGGCGTTCCTGTCACGTTGTTCACTCAACGCACCGGTTTACCGCTGGATTCGCTGACCGGAGCGCGGCGCGAAGCCGAGGCCCGCGGCCTGCTGGCGAGCGATCCGCAACGACTGGTCGCCACGCCAAAGGGACAGCTGTTTCTGAACGACCTGCTGCAACTCTTCCTGCCCTAAGGACCCTGCATGGATCTCGTACTCGACCTTATCGCCACACTGTCGCGCTGGAGCCGCCACCACCTGTTCGACATCTCCCTGGCGATCATGGCCACGCTTTTCGTACTCTTCGGACCGGCGCTCAATGCCTGGGTGCAGAAGAACATCGGCGGCTTGAACTTCGTCTTGCGCACCCTCGC is a genomic window of Stutzerimonas stutzeri containing:
- the metW gene encoding methionine biosynthesis protein MetW — encoded protein: MRADLDIIQDWIPAGSRVLDLGCGNGELLAWLRDNKQVSGYGLEIDPENIAACIEKGVNVIEQDLDKGLGNFASDSFDMVVMTQALQAVHYPDVLLREMLRVGRECIITFPNFGHWRCRWYLASKGRMPVSEFLPYTWYNTPNIHFCTFEDFERLCHELGARVLERLAVDRHHKHGVASRLWPNLIGEIGIYRVIGAGR
- a CDS encoding DUF4426 domain-containing protein, giving the protein MKRSLICLLALLFTLPALAERKHSVGEHDVHYIAFNSSFLQPDIAAAAGLVRSKAQGVVNVSVIKNGKPMAAQVSGAVRNLLGQDYPLTFRQLKEGDEAIYYLAQFPFESRETLRFNLNVQPTGAAPINFDFTQEFFPDE
- the rdgB gene encoding RdgB/HAM1 family non-canonical purine NTP pyrophosphatase, giving the protein MMLFNELVLASHNAGKLKELQAMLGDAVRVRSVGEFSDVEPEETGLSFVENAILKARNAASVSGLPALADDSGLAVDHLGGAPGIYSARYADGQGDAANNAKLLAALKDVPDAARGAQFVCALALVRHADDPLPIICEGLWHGRILHAPRGEHGFGYDPLFWAPERNCSSAEMSPADKNQLSHRARAMALLKQRLGIA
- the hemW gene encoding radical SAM family heme chaperone HemW; amino-acid sequence: MNGAGNRTPNAASDKRSDRSARQAPGFELPPLAAYVHIPWCVRKCPYCDFNSHAAGPTLPEDAYVAALLADLECDLDQVQGRSLTSIFFGGGTPSLFSAVALGRILDGLQQRVSFASDIEITLEANPGTFEQAKFRDYRSLGINRLSIGVQSFQADKLSALGRIHDGDEAVRAADMARAAGFDNFNLDLMHGLPGQSLDDALSDLRTAIAQQPTHLSWYQLTVEPNTEFWSKPPSLPEDETLWDIQEAGQALLAEHGYGQYETSAYARPGRQARHNLNYWTFGDFLGLGAGAHGKTSSAGGAIQRHWKTRLPKDYLDPAKRFRAGDKRLEADELPFEFLMNVLRLSDGVPVTLFTQRTGLPLDSLTGARREAEARGLLASDPQRLVATPKGQLFLNDLLQLFLP
- a CDS encoding DUF3392 domain-containing protein, with the protein product MDLVLDLIATLSRWSRHHLFDISLAIMATLFVLFGPALNAWVQKNIGGLNFVLRTLAFVVFCALVYGLGIIYLSPWLAKGLAQFNNYTLAPVLLLVLFIIGVVADRN